GGATCATATCGTTCGACCTGACCAAAACGTAGATATCGACACCTATGCCCGACTCAAAATAGCCCAGAAGAAAATAGCGGACCTCGCTAGATTCGTCGAACTGAAATATCTGTATATTGATGTTTCCAACTACTGCAATTACAAATGCCACCACTGTAGAACCTGGGTACCGGATGCGGGAAAATTCCATATTCCCCTTGAGGATATCGAAGCGGTACTTATCAAGGTCGGGCAGGGACTGGAAAGCATCGAACGCATCACGGGCCGTTCCATCGACAAAAGCGAGATCATGGTCCAACCTCAGGGATACGGCGAACCGCTCATGTACCCTCATTTCGAGCAGACCTTGAAGCTGATCAATGATTACGGATTTGCGGTCAAATTAAATACCAACGGTTCACTCCTGTCAGGACGTCGCGCAGATCTGCTGGCCGAGGCCAACATCAAGGATATCAACGTCAGCATAGATGCGTCGTCTCCCGAGATGTATGCTAAATTCCGCAAAGGCGGCGACCTGCGCGTGGTCACGGAAAACCTCGAAGCCTTCATAGCGCGCTTCAAAGGCAAGGCTCAAAGACCGACCTTTGCGGTTTCCTTCTGCAACGCACCTCTCAATTCGCCGGAGCTACACGATTTCTGCCGCCAGTGGGCTCACAAGGTTGACCGAGTATTTATCCAACGATTTCGGGACTACACTAAAGACAAGGACACTTCACGCGACGATGAAATCGAACAGATCGGCATGGAACGCCATTTCTGCAACCGCCTGCCCGGTTATCTTACCATCAAGAGTAACGGTGATGCCATAAGCTGTGTATGCGGCACTCTGAACGTCGGCAATATTTTCACCCAGTCCTTTGAGGATGTGTTCCTGTCCGGTAAACGGTTGCAGACTTTCCATTGTCAGGAAACCGGTAAATACGACGACATCGACGCCTGCCGCGACTGCCGCAAATGGTACGAACAGAGCTACAAGAGCAACACCGGCCTGCTGGATATAGACGGAACAGACTATCTGGTCGTCAAGTCATTCTCATCCACGACCATTCTTAACCAGCACGGACATTCCATAAACAAGGATTT
This genomic interval from Desulfovibrio sp. JC010 contains the following:
- a CDS encoding radical SAM/SPASM domain-containing protein, with amino-acid sequence MKKSVTESLEEGRRLCTEGDRDSALRVLGHALQKEPLNKELIGAIIEAESPLTDPDHIVRPDQNVDIDTYARLKIAQKKIADLARFVELKYLYIDVSNYCNYKCHHCRTWVPDAGKFHIPLEDIEAVLIKVGQGLESIERITGRSIDKSEIMVQPQGYGEPLMYPHFEQTLKLINDYGFAVKLNTNGSLLSGRRADLLAEANIKDINVSIDASSPEMYAKFRKGGDLRVVTENLEAFIARFKGKAQRPTFAVSFCNAPLNSPELHDFCRQWAHKVDRVFIQRFRDYTKDKDTSRDDEIEQIGMERHFCNRLPGYLTIKSNGDAISCVCGTLNVGNIFTQSFEDVFLSGKRLQTFHCQETGKYDDIDACRDCRKWYEQSYKSNTGLLDIDGTDYLVVKSFSSTTILNQHGHSINKDFDRISMDDPDFAPPPL